The Syntrophorhabdaceae bacterium DNA window ACCGTCCAGTACCCGGAAAAGAAGTATAAGGTACCGCCGCGGTGGAGGGGCATACACTACTTCAGAAAGAATGAGTCCGGTGAAACCACGTGTGTGGCCTGCGGCCTGTGCGTGGCCGTCTGTCCCAATACCTGCATTACCCTCGAGATCGGGGAGCGTCCCGATGGGAGTCGCTATCCCCTGAAATACGAGATTGACCCGTGGCGCTGTATTTACTGCGGGTTCTGTCAGGATGCCTGCCCGGTAGGCGCCATTAATCTTGGAGAGAATTACGAGCAGGCTTACTACCGCAAGGAAGATTTTGTGCTCGACACAAAGAAACTCCTTTCCATGTATGAGGATAAGAAATGATCGCCGTAGGCATGGGATTTAAATGGTTCATCTTTATCGTTATGGCGATTTCCGCCATAGGGTCTGCCCTCATGATGGCGACCAGGAAAAATCCGGTTCACAGCGCCCTCTGGCTGGTGGTGACATTTTTTTCCATCGCCGTCATCTATGTGCTTTTGAACGCAACATTCATTGCCGTGGCGCAGGTCATGGTATATGCCGGGGCCATCATGATGCTCACGCTATTCATCATCATGCTCATTCATCTTGAGCAGGGCCCTTCCTGCCTTCCGGTCAAGCGCTCCTTTCTGAAGCTCATCGGCGGCATCATAACGCTGACGCTACTTCTGCAGATTATAGCAGGGATCAGGTTCTACGCGAATGTTGGAAAGAAAGGCGTCTATACCCCTGAGATGCTCGCGAGTGTCGGCAATACGGCCGCCGTAGGGAGCCTGCTCTACGGCAAGTATGCCTTCGTTTTTGAGATCGCCTCAGTGCTCTTGCTTTTAGGCATCGTGGGTGCGGTGGTTCTTGCAAGGAAGAGAAAGGACGAGGAGGAATGATGGTGCCCGATATACCACAGGGACTTTATTACGCGCTCGGTGCGGTCCTCTTCACGATCGGTGCAATCGGCGTAATTACCCGCCGAAATGCGATTATCATTTTCATGTGCATCGAGCTGATGTTGAACGCCGTCAACCTCACGTTCATCGCCTCAGGCAATTTTCTCAATTCCCTTGACGGCGTGGTTTTTGTTTTCTTTATCATGGCTGTGGCCGCGGCCGAAGCGGCAGTGGGCCTCGCTATATTTGTGCTCATATTCAGACTCAAAGGAACGATCAATGTCGACGATATCCACCTGCTCAAAGGCTGAGGAGTTTATATATGGCTGACTTCATCTGGCTCGTCCCCGTATTTCCCCTCGTGGGCTTCCTTATTAATGGCCTTGTCGGAATACGCTTCTCAAAAGGGGTTACCGCATGGATCGCCTGCCTATCAGTCATTTTCTCCTTCGTTGTATCGGCGATTGTCTTTATCCAGTTTCTCAGCCTGTCTCCTGAGACGAGGGTCTTCGAGAAGACCGCCTTCGATTGGATCGTGGCCGGTGACTTTCACACGCAGATAGGATTCAGGATCGACGCCCTCTCCATCATCATGTGTCTTGTGGTGAGCGGCGTAGGCTCGCTGATTCACATATACTCAGCCGGTTACATGCACGACGACGCGGGCTTCAGACGGTATTTCACCTACCTCAACCTCTTCGTCTTCATGATGCTCATCCTGGTTACCGCCGATAATATCCTGCTCATGTTTGTCGGATGGGAAGGCGTGGGACTCTGCTCGTACCTGCTGATCGGTTTCTGGTATGAGAAGGACTCGGCGTCCAACGCGGGTAAGAAGGCCTTCATCGTGAACAGGATCGGGGACTTCGGATTTCTGCTCGGCATCTTCCTGCTCGTTGCTACCTTGGGGGACAAGGGTGTCTGGACGCTGAAATATTCTGAACTCCAGGCCAACGCCCATTTCATCACCCCCGCGCTTGCAACGGCGATCACGCTCCTTTTCTTTGTGGGCGCTACAGGGAAATCGGCGCAGATACCCCTCTACGTGTGGCTGCCCGACGCCATGGAAGGTCCCACCCCGGTCAGCTCCCTCATACACGCTGCCACCATGGTGACTGCCGGCGTTTATATGATCGCCCGGCTTAACTTCTTTTACATCATGTCCCCGATGACCATGTCCATTGTGGCCGCTATCGGATTCCTCACTGCCTTTTTTGCCGCCACCATAGGCTGCGCTCAGTATGACATCAAGCGGGTGCTTGCCTATTCCACGGTGAGCCAGCTTGGCTACATGTTCGTGGGGGTGGGCGTCGGCGCTTACGCGGCCGGTATCTTCCACCTTATGACCCATGCATTCTTCAAGGGCTTGCTCTTTCTTGCCGCAGGCAGTGTCATGCATGCCATGAGCGGCGAGCTGGATATGAGGAAGATGGGTGGGCTCCGCAAAAAGATACCCGTCACCTACTGGACATGCTTCATCGCCTGCCTCGCTATAGCGGGAGTGCCAGGTTTGTCGGGATTTTTCAGCAAGGACGAAATACTCTGGATGGCCTATATTAGAAACGGCGGCAACATCTGGTACTGGCTTTTCGGCGCGATCACCGCGGGTCTCACCGCGTTCTATATGTTCAGAATGTTCTTCAATACCTTCCACGGTGAATGCAGGGCTTCGGAGGAAGTAAAACATCATATCCATGAATCGCCGAAGATCATGACAATACCGCTCGCCATCCTCGCAGTGTTGTCGATTGTGGGGGGATGGGTGGGCATACCTCATCTTTTAGGCGGAGGCAACCATATCGAAAAATGGCTGGAGCCGGTCTTCGGACACGCGCACGCTGAGATCATGCAGGCGAAGAGTATCAGTATCGTGGGTAATGCTTACGCTTCGTCATCTGGTACTCCCGCTATAGAAGGCTCCGCCGAACTTATGCTTATGATCCTGGCGGTCGCGATAGGGCTCGCCGGTATCTTTGTGGCCTGGCTTTTCTACGTGAAAAACCCCGAACTGCCGAGACGTTTTGTAGAAAGACAACGGGGTCTCTTCACTCTTGTGCACAACAAATATTTTGTCGATGAGGTCTATGGATTTGTTTTCGTCAAAGGTCTTTTGAGGATTGGAACCATGTGCAAGAATTTTGTCGATGAGTCGATCATCGACGGCGCGATCAACGGCGTCGCATCCCTTATGTCCGCCTTGGGTGGGCTCATCCGACGGGTCCAGAATGGCCTTGTCCAGGGCTACGCCTTTGCTATGATCCTGGGCGCTATCGTCGTTATCGGCTACCTCATTTCGAGAATACTCTCATGAAGGTGCGGCCATGACCGTAATGTCAGTTCCCATACTCACGTTTCTCATATTCTTTCCCCTCCTTGGCGCGGTCATTCTGCTTTTTGCTGACCGGAATAAGCCCCTCTTCATCAAAGTGTTCACGCTTGTCTTATCAATTGTTGAGTTCGGGGTCTCCCTGCCCCTTTTCTTCTTCTTTGACGATCGGGCCAAAGGCATGCAATTCGTGGAAAAGGTGCCCTGGTTCCCCGAATGGGGGATTAGCTACTTCGTGGGCATCGATGGGATCAGTCTGCTTCTCATCCTGCTCACCACCTTTCTCACGGTTATCTGCGTGCTGTGCTCATGGAAGGCCATCGAAGTAAGGGTCAAGGAATACTACATTACGTTCCTCTTTCTTGAAACGGCCATGATCGGTACACTCTGCGCGCTCGATCTGGTGCTTTTTTACATTTTCTGGGAGCTCATGCTTATCCCCATGTACCTCCTGATCGGTATCTGGGGCGGCCCGAGAAGAATTTACGCCGCCATCAAATTTTTCCTCTTTACCATGGCGGGTAGCGTGCTCATGCTCATCGCCATCATTGCCCTCTACTTCCTCAATTACAGGGCCACGGGCGTCTACACCTTCAACGTGCTCGATCTCTACCAGGCAAGCATTCCCGTTGTCAAGCAGTATTGGTTCTTCGGTGCCTTTGCCCTTTCATTCGCCATCAAAGTCCCCATGTTTCCCCTTCACACGTGGCTGCCGGATGCGCATACGGAGGCCCCCACGGCTGGCAGTGTGATCCTGGCCGGCGTGCTCCTCAAAATGGGCACCTACGGTTTTCTCCGATTCGCCATCCCGCTTTTCCCGGCTGCGGCGTACGACGCGATCCCCCTCATCTCGACGCTTGCCGTGATCGGCATCATTTATGGTGCTCTTGTGAGCATGATGCAGCCGGATCTCAAGAGGCTCATCGCCTTCTCCAGCGTGAGCCATCTCGGCTACGTGATGCTCGGTATGTTTGCCTTTAACATGCAGGGCGCTGAGGGAAGCATCTATCAAATGCTCAACCACGGCATAAGCACGGGTGGGCTCTTCCTCGTCGTAGGCATGATCTACGAGAGGAGGCACACGCGGATGATCGCAGATTTCGGTGGCCTCGCCAGGGTGATGCCGGTGTTCGCGACCTTCTTCATGATCATCACTCTCTCTTCCATTGCGCTGCCGGGTACCAACGGCTTCGTGGGAGAATTTCTCATACTGCTCGGCGCCTTCAAGAGTAACATGTGGTACGGTGTACTGGCCACCACGGGCGTCATATTGGGCGCAGCATACATGCTCTGGATGTTCCAGCGGGTCATGTTCGGGGTTGTTACCAAAGAAGAGAACAGGAAACTCAAGGACCTGGGAAAGCGTGAGGTGTTGATACTCGTGACTATGGTCTTTTTTATTATCCTCATGGGTGTCTACCCCAAGATGTTCTTCAGCAAGATGGATACGAGCGTGGCGCAATACCTTTCTTTTGTGAAGGCGAGAAACGCGCAGTACAGGACGGTAGGTCAGGTCCCTGACGCGTCTGCAATGGGAAAGACTACCGTACAGAATTTGAAAAATTAGAGGTGCCGGTTGATCGACGTGGCTATTCCCGTGACAGAGTTCAAATGGATACTCCCTGAAGTCCTGCTTACCGGCTGGGCGCTTCTCTTGCTTCTCATCGGCGCGTTCGGAAAAGGCCCGGCCGCGTCCCGCGCCTCCGGCATAGTGAGCCTTATAGGTTCGGTTTCCACGCTTGCCTGCCTCTTCTGTGTTAAAGGGACGAACTTCGATCTGTTTAACAGACTTTACACAGTGGATAACTACGGCGCCTTCTTCAAAGCTACCTTCCTCATCATTCTCATTCTCATAACTATCATATCCCTGCGATACGCAAGAGACGAGAGGATCGGATCGGGAGAATATTACGCCCTGCTCATGTTCGGTGTGCTCGGGATGATGATCATGGTCTCTTCCCACAACTTCATTACCATCTTCATAGGTCTTGAGGCAATGTCCATTGCGATCTATATCCTCTGCGCCCTGCTCAGGAGCAATCTGAAATCGGTCGAATCGTCGCTCAAATACTTTCTTTTGGGCGCGTTCGCCACAAGTTTTCTCCTTTATGGAATGGCTCTCATATATGGCTCAACGGGGATCATCGATGTGGTCGAGCTCAAAGAGTACTTTCTCATGCACCAACCCTTCGCACCCCAGATGTTCATTATCGGCATGGGCCTCCTTATTGTCGGTTTCGGTTTCAAGATCGCTTCGGTTCCTTTCCACATGTGGACACCGGATGTGTATGAAGGAGCCCCTACGTCGATCACCGCCTACATGGCGACGGGAGTGAAGGCGGCCGCATTCGGCGCGCTCGTTCGCGTCTTTTATACGGCGCTGCTTCCCTTCGGTGCCGTGGGGTGGACCAACATCATCTGGATTATCGCCGTCTTGACTATGAGCGTGGGGAACATTACGGCCCTCGTCCAGCACGATATCAAGCGTATGCTCGCATATTCAAGCATCGCACATGCAGGATATATCCTCGTTGCCTTCATCACCGGCGACAGAGAGCTTATCTCAAGTGTGCTCTTCTATCTCCTCGTCTATGCCTTCATGAACATCGGGGCTTTCACCGCGGTGATTGCCCTCGGAAAAAAAGGTGAGGAGAATACCGACATCGACAGTTACGCAGGTCTTGGCGCCCGCCATCCCTTCATCGCGCTCTGCATGAGCATCTTCCTTTTGTCCCTTGCGGGCATACCGCCGCTTGCCGGATTCGCCGGTAAGTTCTATGTGTTCAGCGCTGCGGTAAAGGCCGGGTATTACTGGCTTGCCGTCATCGGCGTCTTAAACAGCGTGGTGGCCGTGTACTACTACCTCAGGGTCATGATGTACATGTACTTCAAGGAGCCTGTGCGCGAGCTTGGCCAAATCAACGTCGGCCCTCAGTATGGATTTGTTATGCTGGTGTGTGTCTTTGCGCTCATCCATATGGGCGTGTTTCCGAGGATGTTCTTGATGCTCGCGGGACGCGCTGTTCGTATCTTTTCCTGATCGAATTTTCCTGAGTTCGCGCCACTGAAGGCGATGGTGCTTGAACTGTGGGGTATGGTGTCCGGCCGACGGCTTGGTACCGGGAAAGCGTCTATACGCGTTCTGCCGCGTCTTATGCCCTTCAATATTTACCACCCACTGTGTTAATTGGTTGCTCTTTAACTCATTATCAACGCGTGGGTGCCCGGCAAACCTATTCTCAGGATGTAACCCCGGTTTCGGGTTAGTAAGACGGGTAAGCCCATCGTATATCCATCTTTTAACTCCAAGCCGTCGGCCACTTCACACCGGAATTTCCAGTAGGAGCCGGAATTTTCGGTAGCAGTCGCTAAGTATTGAATTGACTCGCACTTCGCAGAGGATAATTGGGTTCCGGTTCTCAACCCATCCGATAGCGTTTTACGACTCTTCGGTCTTATTATCCAAACCGATCTTCACAGGGGTGCCAGTTTCGGAAAAAGCTGGTCGCTCTTCGCTCGGTGCGGTGAACTCACATCACGACAACGATTAAACTTGACACGAGAATTGGCCTATTATAGAAATAACCGTGAACCAGGAGGTCAGGGCATGAGAGAATCGCAAGCGCTGGCGGAGCACACAGCACAGATTCGTTATGAAGATCTGGACGATGCCGTGGTGCATGTCTCCAAGAATAGCGTGCTTGACACCATAGGCGTGATGCTTGCCGCCGGCACGCTGGGAGAAGGCTGCAAGGAATTTGTAAATATGGCTCTTTCCGAGGGCGGAAAGAAGCAGAGCACCATCGTTGGTTTCGGCGTGAAGGCACCCTTGTCCATGGCGGTTTTTGCCAATGGTTCAATGACCCACGCACTCGATTTCGAGGATTCTCATGATGAGGCCCTGGTCCACCCCAGCGCCACCACGGTGCCTGTGGCCTTGGCCCTTGCCGAATCCTTGGGGAATGTGAGCGGCAGGGAGTTGATCGCGGCGGTGGCAGTGGGGAACGACGTATCATGCAGGCTCGGCCTCGCCTTGAACGAGGACCTTCTCCAGTACGGCTGGTATACGCCGCCGGTTCTTGCTGCCTTCGGAGGGGCGGCGGCCGCGAGTAAGCTCATCGCCCTGAACCCGGGTCAGATCCTCGATGCCTTTTCCCTGGCCCTGTGTCAGGCGACGGGGAGCGCGGAGCTCGCATACAACCCCGATTCGGTTATCAGAGGGATACGGGACGCTTTTTCGGCCAAGGCCGGTCTCATCTCGGCGCTACTCGCCAAGAGGGGGATTACCGGATTCAAGGAGCCCTTCGAGGGCAAAGCAGGGTTCTTCAACATGTACGCAAAAGGTAACTACGATAGGCTCAAACTCACGAACGGTCTGGGGAAGACTTTTGAGGGTGCCCGGGTGAGCTTTAAACCGTGGCCAAGCTGCAGGTTTACGCATTCATATATAGATGGGCTTCTCGAGCTCCTCAAGACTCACCATGTGAACGCGGCCGATGTTGAAGAAATCAAGGTTGTGGTGGGTCCGGTGAACAAGGTGCTCTGCGAGCCTTCCGACCGCAAACGACACCCGGTAACGGCTATTGACGCCAAATTTAGCATACCCTTCGTAGTAGCCACGGCTTTAACGCACGGCAAAGTGAATCTCGACCATTTCACCGCGCAGGCATTTGAAAACAAGGACGTGCTCGCAGCCGCACACAAGGTCACCTACGAACTGAACGACAGGCTGACTCGAAAGGATGCGACCAAAGGTTTCGTGCAGATGAAAACGAGGGACGGGGTATTCTCAAAAGCGGTTGAGTTTCCTTACGGGCACCCCGAGCATCCCATAAGTGATGAGATGCTTGTCGCAAAATTCATGGATTGCGCCACACATACGGCAAAAAGGATTTCGGAAAAAGACCTGCATAGAGTCACAGACCTCATCTTGCATCTCGAAGATGTGAAGGATATTCGCGAAATTACTAAATGCCTGTAAGCGTGATATCCGACCCGCAAAACGGGCAAGATTATCCCTTCACGCCGAGCCCGTGCAGCACGAACTCCTGGGCGAGCTCAGCAATCTCGTCGATCTTGTCTTTCCGGTCATAGTCGAACCAGTACGTAACCCAGGTGAGCATGCCGAGAACGAAGAGAGCGGCCCAGGATGGTTTGATCCCGTTATTTACCGTCCCCTTTGATTGAAGCTCGATGATGGTGTCACGGAGCAGGATATAGTGTTTTTTCCATTCGCCCCGGACTTCACGAAAATATC harbors:
- a CDS encoding NADH-quinone oxidoreductase subunit J, whose product is MIAVGMGFKWFIFIVMAISAIGSALMMATRKNPVHSALWLVVTFFSIAVIYVLLNATFIAVAQVMVYAGAIMMLTLFIIMLIHLEQGPSCLPVKRSFLKLIGGIITLTLLLQIIAGIRFYANVGKKGVYTPEMLASVGNTAAVGSLLYGKYAFVFEIASVLLLLGIVGAVVLARKRKDEEE
- the nuoL gene encoding NADH-quinone oxidoreductase subunit L, whose product is MADFIWLVPVFPLVGFLINGLVGIRFSKGVTAWIACLSVIFSFVVSAIVFIQFLSLSPETRVFEKTAFDWIVAGDFHTQIGFRIDALSIIMCLVVSGVGSLIHIYSAGYMHDDAGFRRYFTYLNLFVFMMLILVTADNILLMFVGWEGVGLCSYLLIGFWYEKDSASNAGKKAFIVNRIGDFGFLLGIFLLVATLGDKGVWTLKYSELQANAHFITPALATAITLLFFVGATGKSAQIPLYVWLPDAMEGPTPVSSLIHAATMVTAGVYMIARLNFFYIMSPMTMSIVAAIGFLTAFFAATIGCAQYDIKRVLAYSTVSQLGYMFVGVGVGAYAAGIFHLMTHAFFKGLLFLAAGSVMHAMSGELDMRKMGGLRKKIPVTYWTCFIACLAIAGVPGLSGFFSKDEILWMAYIRNGGNIWYWLFGAITAGLTAFYMFRMFFNTFHGECRASEEVKHHIHESPKIMTIPLAILAVLSIVGGWVGIPHLLGGGNHIEKWLEPVFGHAHAEIMQAKSISIVGNAYASSSGTPAIEGSAELMLMILAVAIGLAGIFVAWLFYVKNPELPRRFVERQRGLFTLVHNKYFVDEVYGFVFVKGLLRIGTMCKNFVDESIIDGAINGVASLMSALGGLIRRVQNGLVQGYAFAMILGAIVVIGYLISRILS
- a CDS encoding NADH-quinone oxidoreductase subunit N: MAIPVTEFKWILPEVLLTGWALLLLLIGAFGKGPAASRASGIVSLIGSVSTLACLFCVKGTNFDLFNRLYTVDNYGAFFKATFLIILILITIISLRYARDERIGSGEYYALLMFGVLGMMIMVSSHNFITIFIGLEAMSIAIYILCALLRSNLKSVESSLKYFLLGAFATSFLLYGMALIYGSTGIIDVVELKEYFLMHQPFAPQMFIIGMGLLIVGFGFKIASVPFHMWTPDVYEGAPTSITAYMATGVKAAAFGALVRVFYTALLPFGAVGWTNIIWIIAVLTMSVGNITALVQHDIKRMLAYSSIAHAGYILVAFITGDRELISSVLFYLLVYAFMNIGAFTAVIALGKKGEENTDIDSYAGLGARHPFIALCMSIFLLSLAGIPPLAGFAGKFYVFSAAVKAGYYWLAVIGVLNSVVAVYYYLRVMMYMYFKEPVRELGQINVGPQYGFVMLVCVFALIHMGVFPRMFLMLAGRAVRIFS
- the nuoK gene encoding NADH-quinone oxidoreductase subunit NuoK, with protein sequence MMVPDIPQGLYYALGAVLFTIGAIGVITRRNAIIIFMCIELMLNAVNLTFIASGNFLNSLDGVVFVFFIMAVAAAEAAVGLAIFVLIFRLKGTINVDDIHLLKG
- a CDS encoding MmgE/PrpD family protein, with product MRESQALAEHTAQIRYEDLDDAVVHVSKNSVLDTIGVMLAAGTLGEGCKEFVNMALSEGGKKQSTIVGFGVKAPLSMAVFANGSMTHALDFEDSHDEALVHPSATTVPVALALAESLGNVSGRELIAAVAVGNDVSCRLGLALNEDLLQYGWYTPPVLAAFGGAAAASKLIALNPGQILDAFSLALCQATGSAELAYNPDSVIRGIRDAFSAKAGLISALLAKRGITGFKEPFEGKAGFFNMYAKGNYDRLKLTNGLGKTFEGARVSFKPWPSCRFTHSYIDGLLELLKTHHVNAADVEEIKVVVGPVNKVLCEPSDRKRHPVTAIDAKFSIPFVVATALTHGKVNLDHFTAQAFENKDVLAAAHKVTYELNDRLTRKDATKGFVQMKTRDGVFSKAVEFPYGHPEHPISDEMLVAKFMDCATHTAKRISEKDLHRVTDLILHLEDVKDIREITKCL
- the nuoI gene encoding NADH-quinone oxidoreductase subunit NuoI, with the translated sequence MIWPLLKGLALTLRRFFSRPVTVQYPEKKYKVPPRWRGIHYFRKNESGETTCVACGLCVAVCPNTCITLEIGERPDGSRYPLKYEIDPWRCIYCGFCQDACPVGAINLGENYEQAYYRKEDFVLDTKKLLSMYEDKK
- a CDS encoding NADH-quinone oxidoreductase subunit M, with protein sequence MTVMSVPILTFLIFFPLLGAVILLFADRNKPLFIKVFTLVLSIVEFGVSLPLFFFFDDRAKGMQFVEKVPWFPEWGISYFVGIDGISLLLILLTTFLTVICVLCSWKAIEVRVKEYYITFLFLETAMIGTLCALDLVLFYIFWELMLIPMYLLIGIWGGPRRIYAAIKFFLFTMAGSVLMLIAIIALYFLNYRATGVYTFNVLDLYQASIPVVKQYWFFGAFALSFAIKVPMFPLHTWLPDAHTEAPTAGSVILAGVLLKMGTYGFLRFAIPLFPAAAYDAIPLISTLAVIGIIYGALVSMMQPDLKRLIAFSSVSHLGYVMLGMFAFNMQGAEGSIYQMLNHGISTGGLFLVVGMIYERRHTRMIADFGGLARVMPVFATFFMIITLSSIALPGTNGFVGEFLILLGAFKSNMWYGVLATTGVILGAAYMLWMFQRVMFGVVTKEENRKLKDLGKREVLILVTMVFFIILMGVYPKMFFSKMDTSVAQYLSFVKARNAQYRTVGQVPDASAMGKTTVQNLKN